One segment of Primulina tabacum isolate GXHZ01 chromosome 14, ASM2559414v2, whole genome shotgun sequence DNA contains the following:
- the LOC142524364 gene encoding glutamate--glyoxylate aminotransferase 2 translates to MSSKSMDYENLNENVKKCQYAVRGELYLRASELQKEGKKIIFTNVGNPHALGQKPLTFPRQVVALCQAPFLLDDPNVGLLFPADAIARAKHYLSMTSGGLGAYSDSRGLPGVRKEVAEFIERRDGYQSDPELIFLTDGASKGVMQILNAIIRGPVDGILVPVPQYPLYSATISLLGGSLVPYYLEESANWGLDIVNLNQSIAKARSQGITVRAMVIINPGNPTGQCLSEANLREVLKFCYQNNLVLIGDEVYQQNVYQDERPFISARKVLMDMGPPMSKEIELVSFHTVSKGYFGECGQRGGYFEMTNISPKTVEEIYKVSSISLSPTVPGQIFMGLMVNPLKPGDISYEKFIRESKGILESLRKRARIMTDGFNSCRNVVCNFTEGAMYSFPQIRLPPKAIEVAKKAGKVPDVFYCLKLLEATGISTVPGSGFGQKEGVFHLRTTILPAEEDMPEIMASFKKFNDEFMEQYEDYRGYSRM, encoded by the exons ATCATATTCACCAATGTTGGCAATCCTCATGCTCTTGGGCAGAAACCTCTGACCTTTCCTCGGCAG GTGGTTGCACTCTGCCAAGCTCCATTCCTACTCGATGATCCAAATGTGGGGCTCTTATTTCCTGCTGATGCTATTGCTAGAGCCAAGCATTATCTTTCAATGACTTCAGGGGGTCTAG GTGCTTACAGTGATTCACGTGGACTTCCTGGAGTAAGGAAAGAAGTCGCAGAGTTCATTGAGAGACGTGATGGATATCAAAG TGATCCGGAACTCATATTTCTAACAGACGGTGCCAGCAAAGGAGTTATGCAGATTTTAAATGCCATTATTCGTGGCCCTGTTGATGGG ATTTTGGTCCCTGTCCCACAATATCCTCTTTACTCGGCCACAATATCTTTACTGGGTGGTTCTCTGGTTCCATATTATCTTGAAGAGTCTGCAAATTGGGGTCTTGACATTGTGAACCTTAATCAGTCCATTGCAAAAGCTCGGTCTCAAGGAATTACT GTAAGAGCCATGGTGATCATAAACCCCGGAAACCCGACTGGACAGTGTCTGAGTGAAGCAAATCTCAGAGAAGTGTTGAAATTCTGTTACCAAAACAATTTGGTATTGATTGGTGATGAAGTTTATCAACAAAATGTGTACCAAGATGAGCGCCCTTTCATAAGCGCAAGAAAG GTTCTGATGGATATGGGACCACCAATGAGCAAAGAGATTGAACTTGTTTCTTTTCACACTGTCTCGAAAGGTTATTTTGGAGAATGCGGGCAACGTGGTGGATACTTCGAGATGACCAATATATCTCCAAAG ACAGTAGAGGAGATATACAAGGTTTCCTCCATATCTCTCAGTCCTACAGTCCCTGGACAAATATTT ATGGGACTTATGGTGAATCCTCTTAAACCTGGGGATATCTCGTACGAAAAATTTATCAGGGAGAG CAAAGGTATCCTCGAGTCATTGAGGAAGAGGGCTAGGATAATGACAGATGGATTCAATAGCTGTCGAAATGTTGTTTGCAATTTTACAGAAG GTGCCATGTATTCTTTCCCACAAATACGCTTACCCCCAAAAGCAATAGAGGTTGCTAAAAAGGCTGGTAAAGTACCTGATGTTTTCTACTGTCTCAAACTTCTTGAAGCCACAGGCATTTCCACGGTCCCTGGTTCAGGTTTTGGGCAAAAGGAAGG GGTTTTTCACTTGAGAACCACCATCTTACCGGCTGAGGAAGATATGCCTGAAATTATGGCGAGTTTCAAGAAATTCAACGACGAATTCATGGAGCAGTATGAAGACTACAGAGGCTATTCCAGAATGTAA